The Pseudomonas alkylphenolica genomic sequence TCGGAGTGAACGATTTTTGCTTGCTTGCAGGCCTTGATGACAGTGACAAAGTTTGGCAGGAAATTCTTGAGTACCGATAGAATGCCACGGTCATTCTTCAGCTCGAAAAGCCACTTTATATCCAGATCGCTAATGTCTTGCAGACCCTCCAGGCTTCTGCTTTTGACAACCGGGCAGCAGATGCCGAAGCTTTGTATGTAGTTCAAGTGCAGTTTCAGGTCTTTAGCCCACAAAGGGTCGGTAAATATTCTTCCTTGGCTGTCTTTCTTTATCACTATCCTGGTGAACAGGATGTAGGGCTTTTTGATCATATTCCCCTCACATGGAGCTGCTGACTGCTGCAAGTGATCTTCCCTACGGTATCAACCACTTCATGTGATGAACAGGCTGTCAACGAGGACAGCAAAGATGCCATAAACACTGATTTACCTGAGTTTCGCGTTGACGAGCCAATCGTTTGTTTACCCATAAACCTGAAAGCCTGCGCCACCTGTTTGGCCAAATGTGTTCATCCCGACAGTGGGCGCAGGGAACGCAGTCCAGTGTCGTGTGCGGGCCAGCACAATGATGTCCAATTGTCATCGTGACAAACGAAAGGATAGCCATGCCCTACAAAATCGGGAGGGGTCGTCAGCTTTTTTTTAAACGGTACTGCCAGGCTCCCGGTGGGAGCGAGGCTTGCCCCGCGATGCGATATATCTGACAGTTCGCAATCGCGGGGCAAGCCCGCTCCCACCGGGAGCCTGTGAGGCTAGAACTTGACCTTGATCCCGATCATCCCTTCGTAGCCGTGGCTATCGTTATCCAGCCCTTTTTCGTAGCCGGCAGAGACGTGGATCGTAGTCTTCTCGCTGGCTTGGTAGTCCACACCAAGGTTTACCTCAGTCCAAGTGCCGCCCAGATCAGTAGTGAAGGGGACAAAGCCGTCATGGGACGAGAACTCGGTTTTCGGTGAGCTTTTGAACTCGTGCCAGATGCTTGGGCGTACCCAGATGTTGGTGCGGTGCAGTTTGCCTTTGTCGTCCTCACGGAACATGTCTTTGTCGATGCGTACCCCCAGACGGCCTGTCAGCGAATCGACGTCTTCGAAGCGCACCTCGGAGGCGGCGTCGTGGCTGTCATTGATCTTGATCTTGCTGACAATCACCTGGGCTTGCGGCTCGATCTTCAGCGATTCGTCCTTGTTCAGTTTGAACGGATAACCGGCTTCCAGCGACGCGGTGATGCCTTTGCCCTTGGTTTTGAAGCGCGGCAGGTCTTGCGGGTTGGCCTGGATATCGAAGTGATTGAATTGCAGCACACCGTCCAGGTACCAACCTGCCGGGCCAAAGTGCGTCCAGTAGCCACCCAGGCCAACGGCGCGGACCTTGGCATCGCCAGCGGCACTGCCATCGGTGTGGTCGATGTCACCGGCGATCTTGCCGGCGGACAGCGAGATCCCGGCCTGATCGGTACTGCCATCGGTGTCTTCACCGTGGTACAGGTCGATACCGACCTGGAACGCTTGCTGGCTGTAGTCATAACGGCTGCCGTTGTTCAGGTCCTGGTCGCCCTGGCCATAGATCAGGCGGCCCCAGCCCAGCGATGGGCCATAGTCGCTTTGCGCCTCGGCCGGGAGCGGCTCGACCGAATTACGTACTTCTTCGCCCATGCGTTCGTGCAGGGTGTCGACCAGCATGCGGCTGTAGCGCAGGGTCATGCCGGGGATGGCGCTGTACAGCGAGGTTTCCGGGCGGTAGTTGGGCACCTGAGGTGAAGGTTGAGTCGGATTGACGACGGGCTTCGGTGCTGGATCGACGGGGGCAGGGTCAACAGGAGTCGGGTCAACCGGGGTAGGATCAACGGGAGTCGGGTCAACCGGGGTAGGGTCAACAGGTGTCGGATCGACCGGAGTGGCATCCTTGGTCGAACGCAGGTACCAGGCCTGGGCATTGCTGTCGTCCAGACTGGCGCGGTGCAGGGTGTACTCGTACGGGCCAGCCTTGACCCGGCTGAGCAGTCTGAACGCTTGCTCCTGGGTGGTGCCACCGTTGATCGCATCGACGACCTGGATACCGTTGCCTTGAGTCAACGCGCCGGGGCCTCCGGCGTTTTTGATCTGCAGGTTGCTGCTGCCGCTTGCCTGGCCGCCATCGATGACCAGTTTGTCGGAGGGCGATTGATCGTCATACAGGTAGGTATTGAGGGCGATGGTGCCGTTGTTGCCCTGGTATTGATTGGCCGTGAGGGTCTTGTAGCTGCCGCCGGAGGGGGCGCTGAAGTCGATCAGGCTGTTGTCGTTGCTCAGGCTGCTGAGGTTGGAGTTGCCGGTGAGTTTCCACAGGCTGGTGTCACTCATGCTCAGGTTCGAGGTGCTGCCCGATGCGGTGGTGGCGGTACCATTGACCTGGGAGCTTGCCAGGTTGATGGTGGCCAGGCCCGCCTGGTTTGCATTGGCATCGACGTGCAGCCATTGGCCGCTGCCGCCTGCGATCACGTCCTCGAAGTTGATGTCACCGATGCCGTACACGGCGACGGTCGCGCCGTTCTGGTTATGCAGCACTGTGCTGCTCAGGTCGGCCTGGCTTACGCCAGTACTGCTGCCTTGCAGGTACAGGGCTGCAGCATTGCTGCCAGCGGCGCTTACCGTCGACTGCTCGGCGCTGAGCTGGCCGCCGTCCTTGACCAGCATGCCATGGGCGTCGGCGCCCTGGGTGATGACGCTGGCCTGTTTGAGGATTGCCGAGCTCGGGGCACTGTTGACCAGTACGCCATGGGCGCCGACGCCGCTGGTGCTGGCAACGCTGTTGTCGGCTTGTAACTGGCCGCCGCGTTCAGCCTGCAAGGCAGCCGAGTTGTCGCCGTGGGTGCGGATGCTGGAGTCCTTGAGCTCCAGGGTGGCGCTCAGGCCGTCCTTGAAGTTGCGGCTCACCCGGGCACCACTGGCATTGGCACCGAGAGTTTCGATCGTCACGCTGTTGGCTTCAAGCGAGACGTTGCCGGGTTTTGGGCCGCCGATGCCGGCGTACAGGCCAATCGAACGATCGCCTTCAGTCTTCACCGAAACGCCGTTGAGTTGCATGCTGCCACCGTCATCCACGGCGGCGCCGTAGGCCTGCTGGCCTTTGGTCAGAAGATGGGTGCCGTTGGCGATCAGCAGGGCGCCTTCATTGCGCGAGGCCAGGGCATGCGGGAAGGTCAGGTTGGACTGCACGGGAGAGCCGTCGCCGGAGGTGGTCACGGTGCCACCATTGAGGATCACGGTGGCGTTCTGGTTGGCGACCACGCCCATGGCATTGTCGTTGCCGGAGGTATAGACGTTGACGTTGTCGGCGGTGATCGTTGCGTTCCCGGCACTGATCCCGGTCGAGTAGTTGCCTTCGGTGCTGACACTGCCGTTGCTGATCTTGATGTCTGCACCAGCGCCTGCGCTGATGCCATAACTGGTTTTCTGCGAGGTGCGGACCTGGCTGTCACTGAGCACCAGGGTCGAGCCTGCGCCGTCTACCAGCACGCCAGGCGACCAAGGGCCGATGGCGTTGATAGCGTCGACGGCAATCTTGCTTTGACTCACCTGAGCCTGAGCGCCGCCGGTGATGTTCAGGCCGATCGAGCGGGCGCCGAGTACCGAGATATCGCTGTCGGACACCACGGCCGTGCTGCCAGCGCCTTCGACTGACACGCCGTGGCCATAGGTGCCCTGGGCTGCCAGGACGCTATTGTCGATTACCAGGCTGCCGCCGGCCATGGCCCTGGCGGCTGCGCTAGGGTTGGTGACAACGCCGCCGCCAGTGACGCTGACGTGGCTGTCCTTGAGCGAGATGCTGCTGGCTTCGGCGCGCGCACCGCCCATGTAGCCACCGCTGGCGTTCACCTCCAGGCCGCTGCCGGTGATCTTCGAGCCACCCAGGGCATGTAGCACGGCGGTGGTCGAGGTGCTGCCCGCGGCGCTGGTGGAGTTGAAGGTACTGTCGCTCAGAATGATTTCGCTACCACCCTCGGCACGCGCACCGCTGGAAGCCGCGCCACTGGTGTTGACGGTGATGTCATTGGCGCTGATCTGGCTGCCAGCTTCGGCTTTCAGACCATGGCTGATGTTGGTGCCGCTACCTGCGCCGCTGGTGGTGACCGTGGTGCCTTTGCTCAGCGCGATGCTTGCGCCGTCCTTGGCCAGCACGCCTACCGAGCCTTTGGCCAGGGTGCTGATGGCGCCACCGCTGAAGTCGATGGCACTGCCAGTGCCGCTGGCCAGCAGGGCGACGTTGTTGCTGCCAGTGGCGCTACCCATGCTGACCTGGCTGTTGGCGAGGCTGATCACACCGCCGTTTTGCGCGGTGACACCGGTCATGTTGCTGGCGGTGAAGGGCACCCCCAGGGCGGTCTGCGGGAGCATCTCGATACGTACACCGCTGCCGCTGATCTTGCCACCGGCTTCAGCCAGCAGGCCTTTCTGGCCATTGGCGGTAGCACCGGTCACGGCACCGTTGACGACACTGCCTTGCTCGAAGCTGATCTGCACGCCAGCAGCGGCTTTCACCCCGATCGCATTGGCCGCCTTCAGTATGACGCTGGAGCTGTCCGCAACACCGCTGCTGATACCGATGCCATTGGCCACGGTGACGGTGATAGGTGCAGGCACACCGAGTAAGCCCATCAGGGCAACGCGGCCGATGCTCAGGCCGGCGTTCGATGGTTGTGGTTCTTCGCGAAGTTCGGTCGCTATCACCGCGTCTTCTGCTTGCGCATCCTCGATGGGCAGGTAGCACAGACTGCCGAGGATCAGGCTGATGGCCAGGGCCAGACGGTTGTGTGCCAGGTGGTCCAGAGGCAGTGCACTTTCGCTGATGTGTTTCATGGCAACCTCCAAAAATGTATGGAGGAAGTTTCTGCCTAGGCAGCTATTTACTCTGTAGGAGTGGCCTTAGCCGTTTGTAGGAACTTCACTGAAGGCCACGCTGGTCTAGGCTTGTTGATCAGGCCGGCGTTGGCCTGCAAGGAGGCGCCCAATGAGTCGGGTAATGATCGTCGAGCCACTACCGTTGTTGCGTCTGGCCATCGGCCAGGTGCTGCAACGCCTGGGGCATCAACTGGTAGCCGAAGCCGATAACGGCCAGGATGCGCTGCTGCACGCGCGTACTGATGCCCCGCAGCTAATCGTGCTTGAACTGGCGATCAGCGGCCTCGGCGGTCTCGATCTGATCCGCCGCCTGAAGCTGCGCGACCCGGCGTTGCAGCTGTTGGTGTACACCGGGCAGAGCAGCAGTCATTTCGCCCGGCTGTGTGTGCAGGCCGGGGCGGACGGGTTTGTCAGCAAACACGATGAGCCGCTCGAGCTGGAACGGGCATTGAGCGCCGTGGTGCACGGGCGCCGCTATTTCCCTCGGGATGCGCTGAATACACCAGCCCCGGTGGGTGGCAAAGAGCTGGACACGTTATCGGCGCGAGAACTGACGGTGCTGGAGCTGATCAGCGAAGGGCGCTCTAATCAGGCCATCGCCGAGCAGCTGTCGATCAGTTACAAGACGGTCAGCACCTACAAAACCCGACTGCAGGAAAAGCTCCAGGTCGATTCGCGCCTGGCGTTGGCGACCATCGCGCAACGCAATGGCATTGGCCAGTCGGGCGTGATGACGCCGGTCGAACCTGAGCTGCAAGCTGAAATGCTGCATGAGCCGGCGCAACAAACACTGTTGCGGGCCATGCTGGACGCCTCGCCCAATCCGATGTTCGTGCGTGACCGGGAGGGTCACTTGTTGATGTGCAATCAGCCCTTTCTGGCGCAGCACCATACTTCCCGGGAGCGGGTGCTGGGTGGGCGTCTGACGGACGCCTTCTGGTTCACGCCCGAGCAGGGCCGTACCCACCAGGCGCGGTATGAAGCGTTCATCGAAAAAGGTGAACCGTTCAGTTCGCAGAGAACCTTCGAGTTCCTTGGCGAGCCGCATTTTCTGCAGTACTGGGCCGAACCCTGGCGTGATGCCAGTGGCAACGTTGTAGGCATGGTGGGCAGCTTTGAAGACCTGACGGACCGGCAGATCCTCCTGGGTCAATTACGCGATGCCCACGAACAAGCCCGGGCCAGGTACCGGGAAGTCACCGGTTTTGCCCGGGTGGTCCATGAGGATCTGAACGAACCGCTGCAGCGCCTGCAATCCGGTCTTGGCAGCGCGCAATTGGCGCTTTCCGGCCAGGTCGCCTTGCAGCGTTTGAGCCTGCGTCTGCAACAACTGGAGCAGTTGGTCACTCTGGATCAGTTGCGCCCACCGCTGGTGCCGGTCCAGCTGGACATCGTTCAGTGGGTGGAAGCGCGACTTGCGGCTTTCAACGCGCAGCTGCCTGCCGGTGGGACAATCTCGACGCTGGCCCTGGAAGGGGTGACGACCAGGCAGTTGTGGATCGATGGCGAGCGTCTTGGCACGTTGCTCGACAGCCTGATCCGCCACCTGAGCGAGGAGGCCATGCAAACACCCCTGCGCATCAGCCTGACCACGCGGATGCAGATCACTGGTGTGGTCACCCTGAACCTCGCAGTGACGCTCTGCCAACCCCTGGCCCACCGTCAAGGCATTGCTTTGCAACTGTGCCGAAACCTTACCCAGTCGATGGACGGCAGCTTTCGCGACGTCCACGAGAACGGCGAAACG encodes the following:
- a CDS encoding autotransporter outer membrane beta-barrel domain-containing protein; the protein is MKHISESALPLDHLAHNRLALAISLILGSLCYLPIEDAQAEDAVIATELREEPQPSNAGLSIGRVALMGLLGVPAPITVTVANGIGISSGVADSSSVILKAANAIGVKAAAGVQISFEQGSVVNGAVTGATANGQKGLLAEAGGKISGSGVRIEMLPQTALGVPFTASNMTGVTAQNGGVISLANSQVSMGSATGSNNVALLASGTGSAIDFSGGAISTLAKGSVGVLAKDGASIALSKGTTVTTSGAGSGTNISHGLKAEAGSQISANDITVNTSGAASSGARAEGGSEIILSDSTFNSTSAAGSTSTTAVLHALGGSKITGSGLEVNASGGYMGGARAEASSISLKDSHVSVTGGGVVTNPSAAARAMAGGSLVIDNSVLAAQGTYGHGVSVEGAGSTAVVSDSDISVLGARSIGLNITGGAQAQVSQSKIAVDAINAIGPWSPGVLVDGAGSTLVLSDSQVRTSQKTSYGISAGAGADIKISNGSVSTEGNYSTGISAGNATITADNVNVYTSGNDNAMGVVANQNATVILNGGTVTTSGDGSPVQSNLTFPHALASRNEGALLIANGTHLLTKGQQAYGAAVDDGGSMQLNGVSVKTEGDRSIGLYAGIGGPKPGNVSLEANSVTIETLGANASGARVSRNFKDGLSATLELKDSSIRTHGDNSAALQAERGGQLQADNSVASTSGVGAHGVLVNSAPSSAILKQASVITQGADAHGMLVKDGGQLSAEQSTVSAAGSNAAALYLQGSSTGVSQADLSSTVLHNQNGATVAVYGIGDINFEDVIAGGSGQWLHVDANANQAGLATINLASSQVNGTATTASGSTSNLSMSDTSLWKLTGNSNLSSLSNDNSLIDFSAPSGGSYKTLTANQYQGNNGTIALNTYLYDDQSPSDKLVIDGGQASGSSNLQIKNAGGPGALTQGNGIQVVDAINGGTTQEQAFRLLSRVKAGPYEYTLHRASLDDSNAQAWYLRSTKDATPVDPTPVDPTPVDPTPVDPTPVDPTPVDPAPVDPAPKPVVNPTQPSPQVPNYRPETSLYSAIPGMTLRYSRMLVDTLHERMGEEVRNSVEPLPAEAQSDYGPSLGWGRLIYGQGDQDLNNGSRYDYSQQAFQVGIDLYHGEDTDGSTDQAGISLSAGKIAGDIDHTDGSAAGDAKVRAVGLGGYWTHFGPAGWYLDGVLQFNHFDIQANPQDLPRFKTKGKGITASLEAGYPFKLNKDESLKIEPQAQVIVSKIKINDSHDAASEVRFEDVDSLTGRLGVRIDKDMFREDDKGKLHRTNIWVRPSIWHEFKSSPKTEFSSHDGFVPFTTDLGGTWTEVNLGVDYQASEKTTIHVSAGYEKGLDNDSHGYEGMIGIKVKF
- a CDS encoding LuxR C-terminal-related transcriptional regulator, producing the protein MSRVMIVEPLPLLRLAIGQVLQRLGHQLVAEADNGQDALLHARTDAPQLIVLELAISGLGGLDLIRRLKLRDPALQLLVYTGQSSSHFARLCVQAGADGFVSKHDEPLELERALSAVVHGRRYFPRDALNTPAPVGGKELDTLSARELTVLELISEGRSNQAIAEQLSISYKTVSTYKTRLQEKLQVDSRLALATIAQRNGIGQSGVMTPVEPELQAEMLHEPAQQTLLRAMLDASPNPMFVRDREGHLLMCNQPFLAQHHTSRERVLGGRLTDAFWFTPEQGRTHQARYEAFIEKGEPFSSQRTFEFLGEPHFLQYWAEPWRDASGNVVGMVGSFEDLTDRQILLGQLRDAHEQARARYREVTGFARVVHEDLNEPLQRLQSGLGSAQLALSGQVALQRLSLRLQQLEQLVTLDQLRPPLVPVQLDIVQWVEARLAAFNAQLPAGGTISTLALEGVTTRQLWIDGERLGTLLDSLIRHLSEEAMQTPLRISLTTRMQITGVVTLNLAVTLCQPLAHRQGIALQLCRNLTQSMDGSFRDVHENGETAFLIELECPAALPA